A region from the Microcebus murinus isolate Inina chromosome 3, M.murinus_Inina_mat1.0, whole genome shotgun sequence genome encodes:
- the ZFP36L2 gene encoding mRNA decay activator protein ZFP36L2 has protein sequence MSTTLLSAFYDIDFLCKTEKSLANLNLNNMLDKKAVGTPVAAAPSSGFAPGFLRRHSASNLHALAHPAPSPGSCSPKFPGAANGSSCGSVAAGGPASYSTLKEPSGGGGTALLNKENKFRDRSFSENGERSQHLLHLQQQQQKGGGGSQINSTRYKTELCRPFEESGTCKYGEKCQFAHGFHELRSLTRHPKYKTELCRTFHTIGFCPYGPRCHFIHNAEERRPAPSGGASGDLRTFSTRDALHLGFPREPRPKLHHSLSFSGFPSGHHQPPGGLESPLLLDSPTSRTPPPPSCSSASSCSSSASSCSSASAASTPSGAPTCCASAAAAAAAAALLYGSGGAEDLLAPGAPCAACSSASCANNAFAFGPELSSLITPLAIQTHSFAAVAAAAYYRSQQQQGLAPPAQPPAPPSAPLPAGAAAPPSPPFSFQLPRRLSESPVFDAPPSPPDSLSDRDSYLSGSLSSGSLSGSESPSLDPGRRLPIFSRLSISDD, from the exons ATGTCGACCACACTTCTGTCCGCCTTCTACGATATCGACTTCTTGTGCAAG ACGGAGAAATCCCTGGCCAACCTCAATCTGAACAACATGCTGGACAAGAAGGCGGTGGGGACGCCCGTGGCCGCCGCCCCCAGCTCCGGCTTCGCGCCGGGCTTCCTCAGACGGCACTCGGCCAGCAACCTGCACGCGCTCGCCCACCCCGCGCCCAGCCCCGGCAGCTGCTCGCCCAAGTTCCCGGGCGCCGCTAACGGCAGCAGCTGTGGCAGCGTGGCGGCTGGCGGCCCGGCCTCCTACAGCACCCTCAAGGAGCCGTCGGGGGGCGGCGGCACAGCCCTGCTCAACAAGGAGAACAAATTCCGGGACCGCTCGTTCAGCGAGAACGGCGAGCGCAGCCAGCACCTTCTgcacctgcagcagcagcagcagaaagggGGCGGCGGCTCCCAGATCAACTCCACGCGCTACAAGACCGAGCTGTGCCGGCCCTTCGAGGAGAGCGGCACGTGCAAGTATGGCGAGAAGTGCCAGTTCGCGCACGGCTTCCACGAGCTCCGCAGCCTGACTCGGCACCCGAAGTACAAGACGGAGCTGTGCCGCACCTTCCACACCATCGGCTTCTGCCCCTACGGGCCGCGCTGCCACTTCATCCACAACGCGGAGGAGCGGAGGCCCGCACCGTCGGGGGGCGCCTCCGGGGACCTGCGCACTTTCAGCACGCGCGACGCGCTGCACCTGGGCTTCCCGCGGGAGCCCCGGCCCAAGCTGCACCACAGCCTCAGCTTCTCAGGCTTCCCGTCGGGCCACCACCAGCCTCCGGGGGGCCTGGAGTCGCCGCTGCTGCTTGACAGCCCCACGTCGCGCACGCCGCCACCGCCCTCCTGCTCTTcggcctcctcctgctcctcctctgcctcctcctgctcctcgGCCTCTGCGGCCTCCACGCCCTCGGGCGCCCCGACGTGCTGCGCCTccgcggcggcggcagcggctgcggcAGCGCTGCTCTACGGCTCGGGGGGCGCCGAGGACCTGCTGGCACCCGGCGCCCCGTGCGCCGCTTGCTCGTCGGCCTCCTGCGCCAACAACGCCTTCGCCTTCGGCCCGGAGCTGAGCAGCCTCATCACGCCGCTGGCCATCCAGACCCACAGCTTCGCCGCCGTGGCCGCCGCCGCCTACTACCgcagccagcagcagcagggccTGGCGCCCCCCGCGCAGCCCCCGGCGCCGCCCAGCGCGCCCCTCCCCGCCGGGGCCGCTGCGCCGCCCTCGCCGCCCTTCAGCTTCCAGCTGCCGCGCCGCCTGTCCGAGTCGCCCGTGTTCGACGCGCCCCCCAGCCCCCCGGACTCGCTGTCGGACCGCGACAGCTACCTGAGCGGCTCCCTGAGCTCCGGCAGCCTCAGCGGCTCCGAGTCCCCCAGCCTCGACCCGGGCCGCCGGCTGCCCATCTTCAGCCGCCTGTCCATCTCCGACGACTGA